TTAGGCTTTTAATCTATGTGTCTTCTGAAACATTTATAATATAGGTAACATAATTGACAATTGTAACTCacgattttattttatttgattttgtagATTCTAGATTTACACAGCAAGAACTTCCTGCTTGGCAACCAATTCTAACACCTAGATGGGTAAGACGTTTAATAATTTCATAACTGAATCATAATAACttgcaataacaataataataataataaatttctataaaacagtaattttaatttgttttatttgtttccCAGGTCATTACAATATTTACACTTATAGCACTTGTCTTCATCCCTGTTGGCCTTGCTGCATTTTCTGCGTCACAGAGAGTAACGACATCGTTTCAATACATTATATATAGCAGCTTGATTTTGTGTTTTCAAAgtgtatttgaatttgaaataatgaacaagaagaaaaaaaaattgatgcagGTGGTGGAAGTTGAATACGAATATGACACAGAATGCATTCCGGATTCTTACAAAGATAATGCAACTGCATACATTAAAGATGATAATACAAACAAGACTTGCACGCAGAAATTGAGTGTTAGTATAAAATTCCTTGTTGCTTTGCAGCCGAATCTGATTCTTTTTTGTATGATTAATGATATGACATAGAAACTTAGTTTGAATGTCTTGCGTGGAAGTAATTTGCTGCGGAATTTTGCAGATTAAGAGTAAAATGCAGGCCCCGATTTTCGTGTATTATCAGCTTGATAACTTTTACCAGAACCATCGCCGGTATGTGGCATCAACTAGTAAAATCATTTCCCATCGCTGAATTTGATTTCATTTGATGTTTCGTTCCAATTTTAAGCAGAAAAGCAAGTTCATTAGAATACTGAAAAAGTACTGCATGAATGATGTCATTAAAAATGCGAATCTTGATGTTCTTTAAAATTCTGATTTCACTCAGcagtattatattatattatttttttgtataaacaTATGATTACAAGAATTTAACATCAACCTAACAAAATAGTTAGAGATTCACTatcttcatgtgaagttgataattgaaaaCTGTTAGATAATTGGacatatttaactaaattcaCTGTCCAAAAGTATGATGCTTTATGAGATAAATTCAGGAAGGAGAATGAGAGAGTAATCTATTGGAAACCATTTCTGAacctcatttttttttctcagaTGCTGAAATGCTTTTCCATAATTAATTTTGTCTGGTTGGTATCTGCAGATATGTTAAAAGTAGAAGCGATGAACAACTGAGGACAAAGGACAAAGAGAATGATGTATCATCATGTAGTCCTGAAGATTATGTAACAATCAATAATAAGTCTGAACCAATTGTTCCTTGTGGCCTTATTGCATGGAGTCTATTCAATGACACctacaaaattcaaaacaaggaTAAGGAAGTTGTCATCAACAAAACCAACATAGCATGGGCGAGTGACCGAACCACCAAATTCGGATCCGATGTTTATCCGAAAAATTTTCAAGCTTCAGGATTGATTGGGGGTGCTAAACTGGATCCAACCAAACCTGTAAATATATCTACTACTATTCAAACCATACCTCTGATTTTGTTCATGAGAAATAAACACTCTTAACATCCTTCTTAAGAATAAAACATAggtttttaatttgtaaaatgtTTTACAAAAACATTTAGAATAATTTGATAAACTAATCCTTGTGATAATGTGTGATGAACCAGCTGAGTGAGCAAGAAGATCTCATTGTTTGGATGCGAACGGCGGCGCTGCCCAAATTCAGAAAGTTATATGGGAAGATTGAGACTGATCTTGAAGCTAATGATGAAATAGTGGTAGTGATAGAGAACAATTACAATACATATGAGTTTGGTGGCAAGAAGAGCTTGGTTCTTTCAACAGCAACTTGGATTGGTGGAAGAAATAACTTCTTGGGAATTGCATATGTTGTCATTGGTAGCATGTCCTTGTTGCTGGCTTTGGGTTTCCTACTTCTATATATCTTGAAACCAAGGTCAGGAAAATAGTCCccatctttcttttctcttacaCTATATAGTTCTGTCATTACTTTTGCAGTTATATGCATATGAGTTAGTCTAACAATGTAAGGACCAATTAGATCCCTTCTTTGTGGTCTCAAGTCTTAGCTCCGGGGAAGGTAATAGAAAACACTATGTTGGGAAGGGCAATCACATATCTTGTGCCGGATTAGTCGGTCCTATCAGagattttatgatttaaagGTCTAGAGTTTGAGATGTAACTATTCATATGTATCTTCCTATTAGCTTAAATTTTTAGGAGAAGTAGTTTTATTAGTTGTTATGATGCAAAAGCTAATGaggtttttctttcttttttatggaCTTGCTTAAAGCTGTTTTGTCTCTCCAAAAGTTTGTCTCATTTAATGtttataatcatatatatacTCAGAAGATTATGTGACATTTGATACAAAAAGCTAATCACTATTCTATTTTGTCATTCATAGTTTACGTCTTTCTGTCTAGAAATTACAACTTGCATTGCATGCTAATATGCATTGTTACATTGTTGTTCTATGCAGACCACTTGGGGATCCAACATACTTGTCCTGGAACAAAAATCCAGGAGGCTTAAGATGATGTGTGATGTCTAATATGAGTTTGATTTAACCATTCACTAATTTAATGTCtcaataatttcttttaatagTGGAAAAAGGATGTGACATGAGGCTTGTTCTTGACTAGATTGAAGAACTTCAATCTTGATGATGCATTTAAAAGCTTTCATACGATTTTTGTTGCCAAACTTGAAATCCATAAGATGTGTATGATCTAGGATCAAAAGTACGGAGTGTATGTACATGCTACAATTTGGGTTTATAAGAAATTTTTCTGTGTGCACAAAAATCCTATGAAATCAAATGGAATAGagagaaaaatgttattttaatgGAAGTTGTTCATGAAAATTGGTCACTATAGCAGCACCTAGCATAGCAAAGAGACTTGTTTTTAGTTTCTTCATCTtttcatgaaggattatagttGATGTCTTTACTCATTACTTTTGTAAGTTCTTGGACAGTGAAATTTGatgttaaaaacattttttgagcattaataatttgtatattttaaaatcttaattgTTACTGACAATTTTATCtcatctatttttctttctgtattatttagtttatttttcttaacaTAACTTAGGTaagaaaaaaatcattttactgcttttgaaagCAATTGTAAACAACATGCAAGACCATGTACTCATTTTAGAGACATTTTTTTCCCTGATATATCGTTTGAAAAAGAGTTCTATAATGCACAATGGTTGAGAACTCTTAGTAAGaccaacaaattaaaaataccaGTAATTCCCATATCATCTgccaaaaggaaataaaaaaccACTGCTGTGTATTTCAACATCATTGATATGATATTTTAGTTGCGAGAATGAAGCGGAAAATTTTAATACTGGGCTCAAATGTGTGAACacatttttgaaattatttaaaatatgagaatcattttacaaaataaaaataagaaggaaTATTTTGCAATTGTCAAATTCATCAGGCCTAAGGCACacaaaattttaacaatataCAAGGCCAAATAAAATGAtcagtttttgtatttttctctctgttctatttgtaaattttgtctttcatcttttttttatacCTTTTTGATGTTTTTAGAATTTAgataactttttcttttttgttagaAATAGGAATCTTCCATGGATTTGATTTGTTATGTGAACTgtacatgtatatatattgtCTCTGTAAAATCATTCAGTTTAAGAAAATATACACATTTTCTTCAGCTTTTTTCATTCCTTTCATTGCTCTAAAGAAGCTCTGCTGATACCTGATGGCCAAGACCACTAACCCCAACACacctcattcttcttcttcttcttttggctcTACAAACATAAATGCAGAAGCTATTTCTTATTCCTCCGTAAATACATCTAACCCCTTTTTACATACATCCTAGTGAGAGGCCTACTTTTATCCTGGTAACACCACTGCTCACTGCTAACAATTACCACTCATGGAGTTGTGCTTTCTCCATGGTCGTCATCATAAAGAACAAGCATGGATTCCTCACAAGGACCATCCCCACgcctcctcctgatgatcccATCTTTCTTGTCTGGGAAAGATGTAACAGTCTATCATAGCTGTTtcattctctttctccttccatcACTCAAAGTGTCATATACTTTTCCACTGTCTCCACTATGCGGGAAGACCTACAAGAACTTTTTCACAGATTGATTTGTTGAGAATCGCAAAACTACAAGAAAAAGTATACAGACTCAAACAAGGAAATCGATCAGACTTCTTTACCTCTCTGAAAATTCTCTGGGAAGAGCTGGAGAATGCTAGACCCCTACTTCTGTGTAGCTGTCCGGCCTGATGCTCAACCCTCTGCCACCGATTACTCGGGTCTTCGCAATGGTGATCAAGCAAGAGCGAAATCTTCAAATTGCTTCTGGAATCCTGGATGATCAATGTCTACTCGCCGCTGTTGTCAATACTCGTTGTCCTGCACTGGGGTGAGGCCACGGCTGTAACTCCCAAGGGCGTGGTGTTGGCTCCAACAAGCAGTGTACCTTTTGCGACCGAGTGGGCCACACCGTCGATGTGTGCTAAAGAAAGCATAGATATCTATCTGTCCGATCACCCATGGTACCCTAGTCATCCACGACTTCCGGACCGAGCAGTTTCCTCCAGCAGTAGCACCGCTATGACCGTGGCATCTTCTTCTCATTCACATGCCCACTTGCAAGCATAGTTGTCAGAATCGAACCGGTGATCAAATCGTCAGGTTACTGGATTACTGGGTTATTAGTTTAATCGGTGGATTACTGGTTGAACCGAATGATCCAGt
This portion of the Arachis duranensis cultivar V14167 chromosome 6, aradu.V14167.gnm2.J7QH, whole genome shotgun sequence genome encodes:
- the LOC107494472 gene encoding ALA-interacting subunit 3-like isoform X1, whose amino-acid sequence is MSTDPSTSSAAAAEEKSNKRKSKKPKYSRFTQQELPAWQPILTPRWVITIFTLIALVFIPVGLAAFSASQRVVEVEYEYDTECIPDSYKDNATAYIKDDNTNKTCTQKLSIKSKMQAPIFVYYQLDNFYQNHRRYVKSRSDEQLRTKDKENDVSSCSPEDYVTINNKSEPIVPCGLIAWSLFNDTYKIQNKDKEVVINKTNIAWASDRTTKFGSDVYPKNFQASGLIGGAKLDPTKPLSEQEDLIVWMRTAALPKFRKLYGKIETDLEANDEIVVVIENNYNTYEFGGKKSLVLSTATWIGGRNNFLGIAYVVIGSMSLLLALGFLLLYILKPRPLGDPTYLSWNKNPGGLR
- the LOC107494472 gene encoding ALA-interacting subunit 5-like isoform X2, which encodes MNSNYSRFTQQELPAWQPILTPRWVITIFTLIALVFIPVGLAAFSASQRVVEVEYEYDTECIPDSYKDNATAYIKDDNTNKTCTQKLSIKSKMQAPIFVYYQLDNFYQNHRRYVKSRSDEQLRTKDKENDVSSCSPEDYVTINNKSEPIVPCGLIAWSLFNDTYKIQNKDKEVVINKTNIAWASDRTTKFGSDVYPKNFQASGLIGGAKLDPTKPLSEQEDLIVWMRTAALPKFRKLYGKIETDLEANDEIVVVIENNYNTYEFGGKKSLVLSTATWIGGRNNFLGIAYVVIGSMSLLLALGFLLLYILKPRPLGDPTYLSWNKNPGGLR